CGAAGTCGATCAGGCCCCCACGTTTAACCCGCCAAAGCGACGTTGTCGGCCGGCAAATTCATCCAAAGCTGCCTGGAAGTCGTCTCGCTCGAATTCCGGCCAGCATTTCGGTGTGAAGTGCAGTTCGGCGTAGCTGATTTGCCACAGCAAATAGTTGCTGATGCGAATGTCCCCGCCAGTCCGGATCATCAAATCGACATCCGGCAGTCCCGCTGTGTCGAGTGTTTCATCCACCAACGATTCTGTGATCTCATCGATGGACCGCTCGCCGTTTTGGACCTGCTGAGCAACTTTCCGAGCCATGCGTGTCAGCTCGTCGCGACCGCCGTAGTCGACCGCCAACACCAGTTCGGTGCCGGTGTTGTTCTCGCTTATCGCCTGTGTCTTCGCGATTTCTTTGAGGACTTCCTCGCTGAGACGATCGCGTCGTCCGATGAATCGCAAACGCATG
Above is a window of Rhodopirellula islandica DNA encoding:
- the uppS gene encoding polyprenyl diphosphate synthase; its protein translation is MTSVPLLSMNLPRHVAIIMDGNGRWAQARGLPRIEGHRRGVTTVRTVTEMASELKLDALTLYCLSSENWKRPQAELDFLMHLLQQYLVEERRTIRDQNMRLRFIGRRDRLSEEVLKEIAKTQAISENNTGTELVLAVDYGGRDELTRMARKVAQQVQNGERSIDEITESLVDETLDTAGLPDVDLMIRTGGDIRISNYLLWQISYAELHFTPKCWPEFERDDFQAALDEFAGRQRRFGGLNVGA